In Eulemur rufifrons isolate Redbay chromosome 3, OSU_ERuf_1, whole genome shotgun sequence, a single window of DNA contains:
- the ZFP41 gene encoding zinc finger protein 41 homolog, whose amino-acid sequence MEKPAGRRKKTQTPREEADVQKDALSEERASGGKKPNKRSAVARRHSKGPSLSPEDEEHIFDAFDASFKDDFEGVPVFIPFQRKKPYECSECGRIFKHKTDHIRHQRVHTGEKPFKCDQCGKTFRHSSDVTKHQRIHTGEKPFKCGECGKAFNCGSNLLKHQKTHTGEKPYECKECGKAFAYSSCLIRHRKRHPRKKP is encoded by the coding sequence ATGGAGAAGCctgcaggcagaagaaagaagacacagaCCCCAAGGGAGGAGGCAGACGTGCAGAAGGATGCTCTCTCAGAAGAGCGAGCCTCTGGGGGAAAGAAGCCAAACAAGAGATCCGCTGTGGCCAGAAGACACAGTAAGGGGCCCAGCCTGAGTCCGGAAGATGAAGAACACATCTTTGACGCCTTCGATGCTTCCTTTAAAGATGACTTTGAGGGAGTTCCCGTGTTCATTCCTTTTCAGAGGAAGAAACCTTACGAATGTAGCGAATGTGGGCGAATCTTTAAGCACAAGACAGATCACATCCGCCATCAGAGAGTGCACACCGGGGAGAAGCCCTTTAAGTGTGATCAGTGTGGGAAGACCTTCCGGCATAGTTCCGACGTCACcaaacatcagagaattcatactggagagaagcccttcAAATGCGGGGAGTGCGGGAAAGCCTTTAACTGTGGCTCCAATCTCCTGAAACACCAGAAGacgcacactggagagaagccttatgaatgtaaggaatgtgggaaagcctttgcCTACAGCTCCTGTCTCATTCGCCATCGGAAGCGCCACCCGCGGAAGAAGCCCTGA
- the GLI4 gene encoding zinc finger protein GLI4: MAALGDIQESLPVPSPLSLSSPGTPGAQHHEARLHLHGHQHGSPSSSPEVLSQPSDLDLQDIEEVEIGRDTFWPDSESQREQAASPRLHAPADGVGQDGGTLRGLLRSLPRAAKCPSLGQESSLERQPPGAIPCAQKRGAWRLTLGPQGAPGVEGGPERAAELGGGFGLGAGLGTRQGSPRGAKPHRCEACGKSFKYNSLLLKHQRIHTGEKPYACHECGKRFRGWSGFIQHHRIHTGEKPYECGQCGRAFSHSSHFTQHLRIHNGEKPYKCGECGQAFSQSSNLVRHQRLHTGEKPYACSQCGKAFIWSSVLIEHQRIHTGEKPYECADCGKAFRGRSHFFRHLRTHTGEKPFACGICGKAFGQSSQLIQHQRVHYRE, encoded by the exons ATGGCGGCCCTAGGGGACATTCAGGAATCCCTTCCTGTCCCGTCCCCTCTCAGTCTCTCCTCACCGGGGACACCTGGAGCCCAGCACCACGAGGCACGGCTTCACCTCCACGGGCATCAGCATG gctcccccagctccagccctgagGTGCTCTCCCAGCCATCGGACCTGGATCTCCAAGACATAGAGGAAGTTGAGATCGGCAGAGACACCTTCTGGCCTG ATTCCGAATCCCAGCGGGAGCAGGCTGCCTCTCCCCGCCTGCACGCCCCTGCAGACGGGGTGGGCCAGGATGGGGGGACGCTGCGGGGCCTCCTGAGGAGCCTTCCCCGCGCAGCCAAGTGTCCAAGCCTTGGGCAGGAGTCCAGCTTGGAGCGGCAGCCGCCAGGGGCCATCCCCTGTGCCCAGAAGAGGGGCGCCTGGCGCTTGACGCTGGGGCCACAGGGTGCCCCTGGTGTCGAGGGCGGGCCCGAGCGGGCTGCCGAGCTCGGGGGCGGCTTCGGCCTGGGCGCCGGCCTTGGGACGCGGCAGGGCAGCCCGCGGGGGGCCAAGCCGCACCGGTGCGAGGCCTGCGGCAAGAGCTTCAAGTACAACTCGCTGCTGCTGAAGCACCAGCGCATCCACACGGGCGAGAAGCCCTACGCCTGCCACGAGTGCGGCAAGCGCTTCCGCGGCTGGTCGGGCTTCATCCAGCACCACCGCATCCACACGGGCGAGAAGCCGTACGAGTGCGGCCAGTGCGGCCGCGCCTTCAGCCACAGCTCGCACTTCACGCAGCACCTGCGCATCCACAACGGCGAGAAGCCCTACAAGTGCGGCGAGTGCGGCCAGGCCTTCAGCCAGAGCTCCAACCTGGTGCGCCACCAGCGGCTGCACACGGGCGAGAAGCCCTACGCCTGCAGCCAGTGCGGCAAGGCCTTCATCTGGAGCTCCGTGCTCATCGAGCACCAGCGCATCCACACGGGCGAGAAGCCCTACGAGTGCGCCGACTGCGGCAAGGCCTTCCGGGGCCGCTCGCACTTCTTCCGGCACCTGCGGACCCACACGGGCGAGAAGCCCTTCGCCTGCGGTATCTGCGGCAAGGCTTTCGGCCAGAGCTCCCAGCTCATCCAGCACCAGAGGGTGCACTACCGCGAGTAG